In Antricoccus suffuscus, the following are encoded in one genomic region:
- a CDS encoding LLM class flavin-dependent oxidoreductase — protein MKLSLWLPADRSWNDLRNLATHAEQSGWSGLWLADHFMTNTPEPNDDPMGECLAQLAALAAVVPRVRIGSLVLGNTYRHPAVVAKAAAAIDEISQGRFVLGVGAGWQINEHEAFGIELGSVKDRLAKFREACDIWTSLRDNDSTTYAGSHYQLTNAALSPKPVGPLPILIGASGEKVMPGIVAQYADEWNTWATPQIFAHKTAVMTRACESSDRDPATLHRSTQALVFVGPDAAAKAEHVSKTRPAIGGTPEQMTDILGEYRDAGVDEFIVPTSGMGSVSEINDFADQFVHQIAAPIA, from the coding sequence ATGAAACTTAGCCTGTGGCTTCCAGCGGACCGCTCATGGAATGACTTGCGCAACTTGGCGACTCACGCCGAACAGTCAGGATGGAGCGGCCTGTGGCTGGCCGACCACTTCATGACCAACACGCCCGAGCCCAACGACGATCCGATGGGTGAATGCCTCGCTCAACTGGCCGCCCTCGCCGCCGTCGTGCCCCGCGTCCGCATCGGTTCGCTCGTCCTCGGTAATACCTACCGTCACCCGGCCGTCGTCGCGAAGGCCGCAGCAGCGATCGATGAGATCAGCCAAGGGCGATTCGTCCTCGGCGTCGGGGCAGGCTGGCAGATTAACGAACACGAGGCCTTCGGCATCGAGCTCGGCTCCGTTAAGGATCGTCTCGCCAAGTTCCGCGAGGCGTGCGACATCTGGACTTCCTTGCGGGACAACGACAGTACGACGTACGCCGGCTCCCACTACCAGCTGACGAATGCTGCCCTCAGTCCTAAACCCGTCGGGCCCCTGCCGATCCTGATCGGTGCTAGCGGCGAGAAGGTCATGCCAGGGATAGTCGCGCAGTACGCCGACGAGTGGAACACCTGGGCAACGCCGCAGATATTCGCACACAAGACCGCAGTCATGACGCGTGCATGTGAGAGCAGTGACCGCGACCCGGCGACTCTGCACCGGTCGACCCAGGCTCTGGTGTTCGTCGGTCCCGATGCGGCCGCTAAGGCTGAGCACGTGAGCAAGACTCGCCCGGCCATCGGTGGTACGCCCGAGCAGATGACCGATATCCTCGGCGAGTATCGCGACGCGGGGGTTGACGAATTCATCGTGCCGACGTCCGGCATGGGAAGTGTCTCGGAGATCAACGATTTCGCTGACCAGTTCGTGCATCAGATCGCCGCACCAATCGCATAG
- a CDS encoding helix-turn-helix domain-containing protein has product MVRLPLTPAQHAAGQRLGAYLRQTRGDRAIVEVAQAAGISPETLRKIETGRMPTPAFATIAALARALTVPLEDLAHICLATASLQKSR; this is encoded by the coding sequence ATGGTGCGACTTCCGCTCACTCCCGCCCAACACGCGGCCGGTCAGCGTCTTGGCGCATATCTACGCCAGACTCGAGGCGACCGCGCCATCGTCGAAGTGGCGCAAGCGGCAGGGATCTCACCGGAGACCTTGCGCAAAATCGAGACCGGGCGAATGCCGACTCCGGCGTTTGCAACTATCGCCGCACTAGCGCGCGCCCTCACAGTGCCCCTTGAGGATCTCGCTCACATCTGCCTTGCCACCGCTAGTCTCCAAAAGAGTCGCTGA
- a CDS encoding PadR family transcriptional regulator translates to MSKQMTEMLKGTLEGVVLAILTVQPAYGYEITARLREQGFSDIVEGTIYALLVRIEQRGLVDVAKVPSEKGPPRKVYSLNVSGGQYLEEFWKSWSFLAERIELLRHHIDHPNGKGQKP, encoded by the coding sequence ATGAGCAAGCAGATGACCGAGATGCTCAAGGGCACGCTCGAAGGCGTCGTCCTCGCGATCCTGACTGTGCAGCCGGCGTACGGCTACGAGATCACGGCGCGGCTGCGCGAGCAGGGCTTCTCCGACATCGTCGAGGGCACCATTTATGCGCTGCTGGTCAGGATCGAGCAGCGCGGCCTCGTGGATGTGGCGAAGGTGCCGTCCGAGAAGGGACCGCCGCGCAAGGTTTACTCGCTGAACGTCTCAGGCGGCCAATATCTCGAGGAGTTCTGGAAGAGCTGGAGTTTCCTGGCCGAACGTATCGAGCTGCTCCGCCACCACATCGACCACCCGAACGGAAAAGGACAGAAACCATGA
- a CDS encoding ABC transporter ATP-binding protein: MTTDLALEPAIRVQGIAKSFKDLRVLQGVDFDVKAGSIFALLGSNGAGKTTLVRILSTLLKSDAGTATVHGFDIAAKPGSVRESISLTGQFAAVDEMLTGRENLVLVARLRHLKNPGVIADDLLARFSLTDAGKRKASAYSGGMRRRLDIAMSLIGNPPIIFLDEPTTGLDPQGRIDVWETIKQLAGKGTTVLLTTQYLDEAEQLADRIAILHKGTIIQNGTLTELKALLPPAKVEYVQKQPSLEDVFLALVGDTDVVDHESAHDQDPTRTELR, translated from the coding sequence ATGACCACCGACTTGGCCCTCGAGCCCGCGATCCGGGTGCAGGGCATCGCGAAGTCGTTCAAAGACCTGCGCGTGCTGCAGGGCGTCGACTTCGATGTGAAGGCGGGGAGCATCTTCGCGCTGCTCGGCTCGAACGGCGCGGGTAAGACCACGCTGGTCCGGATCCTCTCCACCCTACTGAAGTCCGACGCGGGCACTGCCACGGTGCACGGCTTCGACATCGCCGCTAAGCCCGGCAGCGTGCGCGAGTCGATCAGCCTGACCGGCCAGTTCGCGGCGGTCGATGAAATGCTCACCGGTCGAGAGAACCTCGTGCTGGTCGCCCGCTTGCGTCATTTGAAGAACCCGGGGGTGATTGCCGACGACCTGCTAGCCCGCTTCTCACTCACGGATGCTGGAAAGCGCAAGGCATCGGCGTACTCGGGCGGCATGAGACGTCGACTCGATATCGCGATGAGCCTGATCGGGAATCCGCCGATCATCTTCCTTGACGAGCCTACGACGGGGCTCGACCCCCAGGGCCGCATCGACGTCTGGGAGACCATCAAGCAACTCGCCGGCAAGGGTACGACAGTGTTACTGACGACGCAGTACTTGGACGAGGCCGAACAGTTAGCCGACCGGATCGCGATCCTGCACAAGGGCACGATCATCCAAAATGGAACCCTCACCGAACTCAAGGCGCTCCTGCCCCCTGCCAAGGTCGAGTATGTCCAGAAACAGCCCTCGCTCGAAGATGTGTTCCTCGCCCTCGTCGGCGACACGGACGTCGTCGACCACGAGTCTGCCCACGACCAGGACCCAACGCGAACGGAACTACGATGA
- a CDS encoding MBL fold metallo-hydrolase, translating to MKGSTLHTANVGAADVTALLDAPFLQDLAFLSPDHAAELKAEYRDTLNERGLCTGAVTCYLVKTPKGLALIDSGIGPRKRKGFPTGRLDAALEEAGVRPGDIDLVIHTHLHVDHVGWNTYPNANGHAEIFFPNARFAVQRDEWDYWMAPERLDDPGNVVLRECMLPVREAGRLLLIGPETRFFDTIGFIATPGHTPGHVAVVIGDGPERALIIGDLCHHPFQVTHSDWASPMDVDTELASRTRDKLYDLAADDQLLVMGGHWQHPGWGEVVRVGERREYRPGLRH from the coding sequence ATGAAAGGTTCCACGTTGCACACAGCTAATGTTGGCGCTGCCGACGTCACGGCCCTGCTCGATGCACCGTTCCTGCAGGATCTTGCGTTCCTGTCCCCCGACCACGCCGCCGAGCTGAAGGCGGAGTACCGCGACACTCTCAACGAACGCGGTCTGTGCACCGGTGCTGTCACCTGCTACCTCGTGAAGACCCCTAAAGGTCTCGCCCTGATTGATTCCGGAATCGGCCCGAGAAAGCGCAAGGGCTTCCCCACTGGGCGACTGGATGCAGCCCTCGAAGAGGCAGGCGTTCGGCCGGGTGACATCGACCTCGTCATCCACACCCACCTACACGTCGATCACGTCGGCTGGAATACCTACCCGAACGCGAACGGCCATGCGGAGATCTTCTTTCCGAACGCGCGATTCGCCGTCCAGCGCGACGAATGGGACTACTGGATGGCGCCCGAAAGGCTCGACGATCCGGGAAATGTCGTATTGCGCGAATGCATGTTACCGGTTCGCGAGGCGGGACGACTACTGCTGATCGGCCCGGAAACTCGGTTCTTCGACACGATCGGGTTCATCGCCACACCTGGCCACACTCCTGGTCACGTCGCAGTCGTCATTGGCGACGGTCCGGAACGCGCCCTGATCATCGGCGACTTATGTCACCACCCGTTTCAAGTGACGCACTCCGACTGGGCATCACCGATGGACGTTGACACGGAACTGGCTAGCCGCACTCGGGACAAGCTTTATGACCTCGCGGCTGACGATCAACTGCTCGTGATGGGCGGCCATTGGCAGCACCCAGGGTGGGGTGAGGTCGTTCGGGTGGGCGAACGGCGGGAGTACCGGCCCGGACTGCGCCACTGA
- a CDS encoding ABC transporter permease gives MTTHVLGDTRVLTGRSLRHILRSPDTIITTAITPIAMMLLFVYVLGGAIRTGSDESYINYMLPGILLITIASGIAYTAYRLFLDMKGGIFERFQSMPIARSSVLWAHVLTSLVANVVAVAIVTGVALIMGFRTGASVLAWLGVAGILILVTVALTWIAVLAGLLAKSIEGASAFSYPLIFLPFISSAFVSTDSMPGPVAWFAQNQPVTSIVNTIRALFAQQAVGSDIWIALAWLLGILVIAYASAIAVYRRKIS, from the coding sequence ATGACCACCCATGTCCTCGGCGATACCCGCGTCCTGACCGGCCGCTCGCTACGCCACATTCTGCGCAGTCCCGACACCATCATCACCACCGCGATCACTCCGATCGCCATGATGTTGTTGTTTGTGTACGTGTTGGGCGGCGCGATCCGCACCGGGTCTGACGAGTCCTACATCAACTACATGCTCCCCGGCATCCTGCTGATCACGATCGCGTCCGGTATCGCTTACACGGCGTACCGACTATTCCTCGATATGAAGGGCGGCATCTTCGAGCGCTTCCAGTCCATGCCGATCGCGCGGTCGAGTGTGCTCTGGGCGCACGTGCTCACCTCGCTGGTCGCGAATGTCGTCGCGGTCGCGATCGTCACCGGCGTCGCTCTGATCATGGGGTTCCGCACTGGAGCATCAGTGCTCGCGTGGCTTGGCGTCGCCGGCATTCTGATCCTGGTCACCGTCGCGTTGACCTGGATTGCAGTCCTCGCAGGACTCTTGGCAAAGTCCATCGAGGGCGCTAGCGCGTTCAGCTACCCACTGATTTTTTTGCCGTTCATCAGCTCGGCGTTCGTCTCCACTGACTCAATGCCGGGCCCGGTCGCCTGGTTCGCCCAAAATCAGCCCGTGACCTCAATCGTGAACACCATCCGAGCGCTGTTCGCCCAGCAGGCGGTCGGTAGTGACATCTGGATCGCTCTGGCCTGGCTCCTCGGCATTCTCGTCATTGCCTACGCTTCCGCGATCGCCGTTTACCGTCGCAAAATCAGCTGA
- a CDS encoding class I SAM-dependent methyltransferase, with protein MESPAAARAYSRRAQEYADLFGAISATADPDRELIGNWAAGLSGRLLDVGCGPGQWTGWLHGRGIDIEGVDPAPEFVAISKDRHPQVRFSVGRAERLEVRDASLGGILAWYSLIHIEPARIGAVLAEFARAIQPNGGLCLGFCEGPELASFEHAVTTAYFWPVPRLISLLERAGFKIVRIETRSDAGVRPHGAIVASRGGS; from the coding sequence ATGGAGAGTCCGGCCGCGGCCCGCGCCTACAGTCGGCGTGCGCAGGAATATGCCGACTTATTTGGGGCAATTAGTGCGACCGCAGATCCCGATCGGGAGCTGATCGGGAATTGGGCCGCGGGGCTGAGCGGACGCCTGTTAGACGTCGGCTGCGGTCCGGGGCAGTGGACCGGATGGCTTCACGGTCGCGGAATTGATATCGAAGGTGTGGACCCTGCGCCGGAATTTGTAGCGATCTCCAAGGACCGGCATCCGCAGGTCCGATTTTCTGTCGGGCGAGCCGAACGGTTGGAAGTTCGCGATGCAAGCCTTGGCGGGATCCTTGCCTGGTATTCGTTGATCCATATCGAGCCCGCGCGAATCGGCGCGGTCTTAGCCGAGTTCGCCCGCGCGATCCAGCCCAACGGGGGATTGTGTCTCGGGTTCTGTGAAGGACCCGAACTCGCGTCATTTGAGCATGCTGTGACGACGGCGTACTTCTGGCCCGTACCCCGTCTAATTAGTCTGCTGGAGCGGGCCGGGTTCAAGATTGTCCGTATCGAGACCCGCTCCGATGCTGGTGTGCGACCCCATGGCGCGATCGTGGCAAGCCGAGGCGGATCCTAG
- a CDS encoding LCP family protein, giving the protein MVASGEEDGPELPAHLDPRTTDQRTTRAGRRHHQSRAKRLAINALRAFAGVLAVAILVASGAAHSLYTTVSAKSGNLPAVDAGTHNADASGVNGEDLNIMVVGDDSRDGYTPEQLAELSTQDDGGGQNTDTIMLIHVPANGKSATVVSFPRDSYVSIPGQGMGRINSAYADGYASVDGTDADKSAAGQKLLIETVSQLAGVQIDGYVEVRLLGVVELTDELGGIEVNLCQAAKDPYSGTDLPAGKSVLDGKQALSFVRQRHGLDDFGGDLARVQRQQYFFGSVIRKILSANLLDFGKVTGLVSALSGTIHYSSGLDPITLAKQMQDIAAGAVKFATIPLAPEKFGKVDGQDIVVTQTPDQIRQFMIDLNKDPATPPSSESSAPSPAPSNPSTGGDASAPAGSEPATPTTTAADTGCIN; this is encoded by the coding sequence ATGGTCGCAAGCGGAGAGGAAGACGGCCCCGAGCTGCCTGCTCATCTCGATCCGCGCACGACGGATCAACGGACCACACGGGCCGGTCGTCGTCACCACCAGAGCAGAGCGAAACGCCTCGCGATCAACGCACTGCGCGCATTCGCTGGTGTGCTGGCGGTGGCCATTCTGGTGGCGTCCGGGGCGGCCCATTCCCTGTATACAACGGTGAGTGCTAAATCTGGCAACCTTCCTGCGGTCGACGCTGGCACGCACAACGCTGATGCGAGTGGAGTCAATGGCGAGGACCTGAACATTATGGTGGTGGGCGACGATTCCAGAGACGGTTACACCCCTGAACAGCTCGCCGAACTCAGCACCCAGGACGACGGCGGAGGGCAAAACACCGACACGATCATGCTCATTCACGTGCCTGCGAACGGTAAGTCCGCAACGGTTGTGTCATTTCCCCGTGATAGTTACGTCTCGATACCCGGTCAGGGAATGGGAAGGATCAATTCGGCGTACGCCGACGGCTACGCGAGTGTCGACGGAACAGATGCCGACAAAAGCGCGGCAGGACAGAAGCTCCTGATCGAAACCGTCAGCCAGCTCGCCGGCGTACAGATCGATGGGTACGTCGAGGTCAGGCTGTTGGGGGTCGTTGAACTGACCGACGAACTTGGCGGGATTGAGGTTAACCTCTGCCAGGCAGCGAAAGATCCGTACTCCGGAACCGATTTGCCCGCCGGCAAGTCCGTCCTCGACGGAAAGCAAGCCCTGAGCTTCGTCCGCCAGCGGCACGGACTCGACGATTTCGGCGGAGACCTGGCGCGGGTCCAACGACAGCAATACTTTTTCGGGTCCGTCATTCGCAAGATCCTCAGCGCGAACCTGCTGGACTTCGGGAAAGTGACCGGGCTAGTCAGCGCCTTGTCGGGAACCATTCATTACAGCAGCGGTCTTGACCCAATCACTCTTGCAAAGCAAATGCAGGACATTGCCGCGGGCGCGGTGAAGTTTGCGACTATTCCCCTCGCGCCTGAGAAGTTCGGCAAGGTCGACGGCCAGGACATCGTGGTGACGCAGACCCCAGACCAGATAAGACAGTTCATGATTGACCTAAACAAGGACCCGGCGACGCCTCCGTCCTCGGAATCCAGTGCACCCTCACCCGCGCCGTCGAACCCGAGTACTGGCGGCGACGCAAGCGCTCCCGCCGGCAGCGAACCCGCGACACCCACCACGACGGCCGCCGACACCGGCTGCATCAACTAG
- a CDS encoding enoyl-CoA hydratase/isomerase family protein — protein sequence MEFETIDVSIDGPRGALTLNRPDKLNPLSPLTLREIERAARWFDEHDDLKVVVVSGRGRAFSAGADVAAFGLAKNTGRTPRDDADNGWRMARAMDEMRAVAVAKIRGWCVGGGLVLAGVCDLRVAASDTRFSIPEVELGIPLAWGGIPRLVREIGPALTKELVMTCREFGPDEAKAAGFLNRVVEPDQLDDEVEKLVHNLLRMPKLALLATKVHTNAVTESMVGTARSWADGDGLLSGLSDDECEASRQKYMQRVRDKH from the coding sequence ATGGAATTCGAAACAATCGACGTATCAATTGACGGCCCACGGGGTGCATTAACCCTGAACCGCCCGGACAAACTCAACCCGCTCTCGCCGTTGACGCTTCGTGAGATCGAGCGGGCAGCCCGTTGGTTCGATGAGCATGACGACCTGAAAGTCGTCGTCGTGTCCGGTCGAGGGCGCGCGTTTTCGGCCGGTGCGGATGTCGCCGCATTCGGGCTCGCGAAGAATACCGGACGAACGCCGCGCGACGACGCCGACAACGGTTGGCGGATGGCGCGCGCGATGGACGAGATGCGGGCCGTTGCGGTCGCCAAGATCCGTGGATGGTGCGTCGGTGGCGGCCTTGTCCTCGCCGGTGTGTGCGACCTGCGCGTTGCCGCGAGTGACACTCGATTCTCGATTCCCGAAGTGGAGTTAGGCATCCCATTGGCATGGGGCGGTATCCCACGGTTAGTGCGTGAGATCGGTCCGGCACTGACCAAAGAGTTGGTCATGACGTGTCGCGAGTTCGGGCCGGACGAGGCAAAGGCGGCCGGATTCCTCAACCGCGTCGTCGAGCCGGACCAGCTGGACGACGAGGTCGAGAAGTTGGTACATAACCTGCTCCGCATGCCTAAGCTCGCGCTACTCGCCACCAAGGTCCACACCAATGCCGTCACCGAGTCGATGGTCGGCACGGCACGCAGCTGGGCAGACGGCGACGGTCTTTTGTCTGGATTGAGCGACGACGAATGCGAGGCGTCCCGGCAGAAGTACATGCAACGCGTCCGCGACAAGCACTAA
- a CDS encoding DUF1048 domain-containing protein has translation MTAKWIEQITGSFEDKKRWRQYKARKEQLPASYRTAIDGLERYFMYAGAIVKGDVLMQMLDDLADLIEQSAADGTPIRAIVGDDPVEFAETFIANYSDGQWVNKERKRLTDAIDQAAGDA, from the coding sequence ATGACCGCCAAATGGATAGAGCAGATTACGGGCTCGTTCGAGGACAAGAAGCGTTGGCGCCAATATAAGGCGCGCAAGGAACAGCTCCCCGCTAGCTACCGAACTGCGATCGACGGACTCGAGCGCTACTTCATGTATGCAGGAGCAATCGTCAAGGGCGACGTACTCATGCAAATGCTCGACGATCTCGCGGACCTCATCGAGCAGTCCGCCGCCGATGGCACCCCGATCCGCGCCATCGTCGGGGACGACCCGGTGGAGTTCGCGGAGACATTCATCGCGAACTATTCGGACGGCCAGTGGGTCAACAAGGAACGTAAGCGCTTGACCGACGCGATAGATCAGGCCGCCGGCGATGCCTAA
- the map gene encoding type I methionyl aminopeptidase, whose product MLELKTPQEIEAMGVTGAFIAELLDDLAGRAKPGVNLLDLEERARDLVAERGAESCYWDYAPSFGRGPFRNVICLSVNDAVLHGLPHDYALRDADLLTMDIAVSIDGWVADSARSVVVGVPRPEDERLIECTERALEAGIAAALSGNRLGDISAAIGAVATDYGYGINTEFGGHGLGRTMHEDPHVPNTGRAGRGLRLQPGLTLALEPWFACGTDKIIYDDDGWTIRSADGSRTAHSEHTIAITDSAPLVLTRRDHNAVPAL is encoded by the coding sequence GTGCTGGAACTGAAGACACCCCAGGAGATCGAGGCGATGGGGGTCACCGGCGCATTCATCGCCGAGCTGCTTGACGATCTCGCCGGCCGAGCCAAGCCAGGGGTCAACCTGCTCGACCTCGAAGAGCGCGCCCGCGACTTGGTTGCCGAACGCGGCGCCGAGTCCTGCTACTGGGATTACGCCCCGTCATTCGGCCGGGGTCCGTTCCGTAACGTCATCTGCCTTTCGGTCAACGATGCGGTGCTGCACGGACTACCGCACGATTACGCACTGCGTGACGCGGACCTGCTGACCATGGATATCGCGGTATCGATCGATGGATGGGTCGCCGACTCAGCTCGCAGTGTCGTCGTTGGCGTTCCGCGGCCAGAGGACGAGCGACTCATCGAATGCACCGAACGCGCCTTGGAAGCAGGGATTGCCGCTGCGCTGTCCGGCAATCGTTTGGGCGACATCTCCGCTGCGATTGGCGCCGTGGCGACCGACTACGGGTACGGCATCAATACCGAGTTTGGTGGGCACGGACTCGGGCGCACCATGCACGAGGATCCACACGTACCCAACACGGGACGTGCCGGACGCGGTCTGAGGCTGCAACCCGGATTGACTCTTGCGCTGGAACCCTGGTTCGCCTGCGGTACCGACAAGATCATCTATGACGATGATGGGTGGACGATCCGTTCTGCCGACGGATCGCGGACCGCTCATAGCGAGCACACCATCGCGATCACCGATAGCGCACCACTTGTCCTGACTCGTCGAGATCACAACGCCGTGCCCGCACTGTAG
- a CDS encoding AMP-binding protein, whose protein sequence is MTWYSYAESDPDRLAIVGDEVRLTFGELSNQVNQIIHALDELGVGRGDAVAIVLPNEWEYLPLELACLSTERYVVPVNRHLTAPEIAYILGNSEPKLVLTNADLLPTVREAADEAGLPGSDRIYTTGDPQSESAWSKVWAAKPTDPPQRRLSGSVMFYSSGTTGKPKGIKRALSGLTPQAESELGRETWEMLNLTTEPGVHVVAAPMYHSAPNALTLSALGRGVTIAFPPASRFDAETFLEFAQRIGMTESFMVPTMFQRLLRLPDDTRKRFDSSTIRAVVHAGAPCPVSVKQAMIEWWGPVLEEFYGSTESSVVTTVNSKQWLDAPGTVGAARPGWQIQIRGADGEPAEPGVEGLIYSLGSTPFDYVKDPDKTAATWDGNALLIGDIGKLDEQGRLFVLDRRTDLILSGGVNIYPAEIEFVLVEHPSVVDVVVIGVPDEEWGQRVVAIVQPTDEAEWGELSEELMRFCQGRLAKYKQPSRIEITEELPRMATGKISRSRVREAYVGT, encoded by the coding sequence ATGACCTGGTATTCGTACGCCGAGAGTGACCCGGATCGTCTCGCGATCGTCGGAGACGAGGTGCGCCTCACCTTCGGAGAATTGTCGAACCAGGTGAACCAAATTATTCACGCGCTCGACGAGCTGGGTGTGGGGCGCGGCGACGCCGTCGCGATAGTCCTACCCAACGAGTGGGAGTACCTTCCCCTTGAGCTCGCCTGTCTCAGCACCGAGCGCTACGTCGTACCGGTGAACCGACATCTCACCGCGCCCGAAATCGCCTACATCCTAGGAAACTCCGAACCGAAGCTCGTGCTGACGAACGCCGATCTGCTCCCGACGGTCCGGGAGGCCGCCGACGAAGCGGGGCTCCCCGGCTCTGATCGGATCTATACGACTGGGGATCCTCAGTCCGAATCCGCCTGGTCGAAGGTCTGGGCCGCTAAACCGACAGATCCGCCGCAGCGCCGCCTGAGCGGTTCGGTGATGTTCTACAGTTCCGGCACCACCGGCAAGCCAAAGGGGATCAAACGCGCACTCTCCGGTCTCACACCGCAGGCCGAATCCGAACTCGGCCGCGAGACCTGGGAGATGCTCAACCTCACCACCGAGCCGGGTGTACATGTCGTCGCCGCGCCGATGTATCACTCGGCGCCCAACGCGCTGACCCTCAGTGCTCTCGGGCGCGGTGTCACCATCGCGTTCCCGCCTGCGTCCCGGTTCGATGCCGAGACGTTCCTTGAGTTCGCACAGCGGATCGGTATGACCGAATCATTCATGGTGCCAACCATGTTCCAGCGGTTGCTGCGGCTCCCAGACGACACGCGGAAACGATTCGATTCCTCGACGATTCGTGCCGTGGTGCATGCGGGCGCCCCGTGTCCGGTCTCGGTCAAGCAAGCAATGATCGAATGGTGGGGCCCGGTGCTCGAGGAGTTTTACGGTTCGACCGAGAGTTCTGTGGTCACCACCGTCAATTCCAAGCAATGGCTTGACGCGCCAGGGACGGTTGGCGCGGCACGACCGGGCTGGCAGATCCAAATCAGGGGTGCGGACGGCGAGCCCGCCGAGCCCGGTGTCGAAGGGTTGATCTACAGCCTCGGCAGCACACCGTTCGATTACGTCAAGGACCCGGACAAGACCGCGGCGACCTGGGACGGCAATGCCCTCCTCATCGGTGACATCGGCAAACTCGACGAGCAAGGGCGGCTGTTCGTCCTGGATCGGCGTACCGACCTGATCCTGTCCGGCGGCGTGAACATATATCCTGCCGAGATCGAATTCGTCCTCGTGGAGCATCCGTCGGTCGTCGACGTCGTCGTCATCGGGGTACCTGATGAGGAGTGGGGCCAGCGGGTTGTCGCCATCGTGCAACCGACGGACGAGGCTGAGTGGGGCGAGCTTTCTGAGGAACTGATGCGGTTTTGTCAGGGCAGGTTGGCGAAGTACAAGCAACCGAGCCGGATCGAGATCACTGAGGAACTGCCGCGCATGGCCACGGGAAAGATCAGCCGGTCAAGGGTCAGAGAGGCGTACGTCGGCACCTGA
- a CDS encoding LLM class flavin-dependent oxidoreductase gives MKKIGFLNFGHWTPSPHSQVRTASDSLLQSIDLAVATEELGADGAYFRVHHFANQLSSPFPLLAAVGAKTSRIEIGTGVIDMRYENPLYMAEDAGSADLIAGGRLQLGISRGSPEQVIDGWRYFGYEPADGEEHADMARQHTDVLLQVLQGKGFAQPNPRPMFPNPPGLLRIEPHSEGLRERIWWGAASDATARWAAKQGMHLMSSTLKADESGEPFHVQQRKQIDVFRKAWSEAGHAHEPRVSVSRSIMPITTDLDRAYFGREGESTDQVGQIEANLRAVFGRTYAAEPDALIEQLAGDEAIAAADTLLLTVPNQLGVDYNVHLLETIIKDVAPGLGWR, from the coding sequence ATGAAAAAGATAGGGTTCCTGAACTTTGGCCATTGGACGCCGTCGCCCCACTCGCAGGTGCGGACGGCTTCCGACTCGTTACTCCAATCGATCGACCTTGCCGTCGCGACCGAGGAACTCGGCGCCGACGGCGCCTACTTCCGCGTCCACCACTTCGCGAACCAGCTCTCATCGCCATTTCCCTTGCTGGCCGCGGTCGGTGCCAAGACCTCACGGATCGAGATCGGCACCGGCGTGATCGACATGCGTTACGAGAATCCGCTCTATATGGCCGAGGACGCAGGGTCCGCCGATCTGATAGCCGGGGGCAGACTGCAGCTCGGCATTAGCCGGGGATCACCCGAGCAAGTCATTGATGGGTGGCGCTACTTCGGCTACGAGCCGGCCGATGGTGAGGAGCACGCTGACATGGCGCGCCAACACACCGACGTGCTACTGCAGGTACTTCAGGGCAAGGGATTCGCGCAGCCAAACCCCCGGCCGATGTTCCCCAACCCGCCCGGACTGCTGCGCATCGAACCCCACTCCGAGGGACTGCGCGAGCGGATCTGGTGGGGTGCGGCGTCCGACGCGACCGCCCGATGGGCAGCCAAGCAGGGCATGCACCTGATGAGCTCGACCCTGAAGGCCGACGAGAGCGGTGAGCCGTTCCACGTCCAGCAACGTAAGCAGATCGACGTCTTCCGCAAGGCCTGGTCGGAAGCCGGCCACGCCCACGAGCCACGCGTCTCGGTCAGCCGTTCGATCATGCCGATCACCACTGATCTAGACCGCGCTTACTTCGGCCGCGAGGGGGAGAGCACGGACCAAGTCGGCCAGATCGAGGCGAACCTGCGTGCTGTCTTCGGCCGTACCTACGCCGCCGAGCCGGATGCGCTCATCGAGCAACTTGCCGGAGACGAGGCGATCGCCGCGGCAGACACGTTGCTATTGACGGTCCCCAACCAGCTGGGCGTCGACTACAACGTTCACCTCCTAGAGACAATCATCAAGGACGTCGCTCCTGGGCTGGGCTGGCGTTAG